A section of the Paenibacillus yonginensis genome encodes:
- a CDS encoding UbiA-like polyprenyltransferase, with product MFRKIGIFLQMIKFEHTLFALPFAFMGALLGAVAMKDSFPTWAQIGWVLLAMFGARSAAMGLNRLIDRVSDGKNPRTKGRAIPAGLLRISEVLIFIIVSFVLLFWAASELNPLALKLLPIAVVMLVVYSYTKRFTWLCHVVLGFTIALAPLGGWVAVTGKVDLTAFVLFVTIAFWVAGFDVIYACQDIEFDQKEGLYSIPSRFGVRRSLIIAKAFHIITAVGFVSLLLLAHLGWWYIGGIVIALLILFYEHHIVTPKDLSRLQTAFFTMNGALSIVVFCFTLIDLAVNVYR from the coding sequence TGCAGATGATTAAATTTGAGCATACGCTGTTTGCTCTTCCTTTTGCTTTTATGGGCGCTTTGCTTGGTGCGGTGGCCATGAAGGATTCCTTCCCGACTTGGGCGCAGATCGGCTGGGTGCTGCTGGCTATGTTTGGAGCCCGTAGCGCGGCTATGGGGCTTAACCGGTTGATTGACCGGGTGAGCGACGGCAAGAACCCCCGCACGAAAGGGAGAGCCATACCGGCCGGACTGCTGCGTATCTCGGAAGTGCTGATTTTTATAATTGTTTCGTTTGTGCTCTTGTTCTGGGCTGCTTCCGAATTAAACCCGCTGGCGCTCAAGCTGCTGCCGATAGCGGTAGTGATGCTGGTGGTTTATTCTTACACCAAACGTTTCACTTGGTTATGTCATGTTGTGCTTGGATTTACAATTGCATTGGCGCCGCTCGGCGGCTGGGTTGCGGTAACCGGAAAAGTCGACCTGACAGCCTTTGTTTTATTTGTAACTATCGCATTTTGGGTGGCCGGATTTGATGTGATTTATGCTTGCCAGGATATCGAGTTTGATCAAAAAGAAGGTCTTTATTCCATTCCTTCCCGTTTCGGGGTACGTCGTTCTTTAATCATTGCCAAGGCTTTTCACATCATTACGGCTGTTGGTTTCGTGTCTTTGCTGCTGCTTGCCCATCTCGGCTGGTGGTACATCGGCGGGATTGTCATCGCCCTGCTCATTTTATTCTACGAGCACCATATCGTAACGCCAAAGGATTTGAGCCGCCTGCAAACAGCCTTCTTTACGATGAACGGAGCACTCAGCATTGTGGTGTTCTGCTTTACACTGATTGATTTGGCGGTGAACGTCTACCGATGA